The following coding sequences lie in one Halogeometricum rufum genomic window:
- a CDS encoding SPFH domain-containing protein, which produces MANLFRELGRMSAQGPPDWLLTGVGLVAAFVLALAVFGLNPVALVGVLALVLLVATVFSAVEIVNAYEKRALTVFGDYRGLLEPGLNIVPPFVSRAYTFDMRTQTLNVPPQEAITEDNSPVTADAFVYIRVKDARKAFLEVEDYKTAVSYLSQTSLRAVIGDMELDETLSRRDEINRRIHRELNDPTDEWGVEVESVEVSEVKPSPDVQSAMEQQTSAERRRRAMILEAQGERRSAVERAEGEKQSNIIRAQGEKQSQILEAQGDAISTVLRAKSAESMGERAIVDRGLESLRRIGESPSTTYVLPQELTSLLGRYGRQLTDSDVQESSALESRDFDAETRELIGLDDIEEILGEVQALTNGDTGEAEIRLEEAERN; this is translated from the coding sequence ATGGCCAACCTCTTTCGCGAACTCGGGCGCATGTCCGCACAGGGGCCGCCGGACTGGCTCCTGACCGGTGTGGGACTCGTGGCCGCGTTCGTCCTCGCGTTGGCGGTGTTCGGCCTGAACCCCGTCGCCCTCGTCGGCGTCCTCGCCCTCGTCCTCCTCGTCGCGACGGTGTTCAGCGCCGTCGAAATCGTCAACGCCTACGAGAAGCGCGCGCTGACGGTGTTCGGCGACTACAGAGGCCTGTTGGAACCGGGACTGAACATCGTCCCGCCGTTCGTCTCGCGGGCGTACACGTTCGACATGCGGACGCAGACGCTGAACGTGCCGCCGCAGGAGGCTATCACCGAGGACAACTCGCCCGTCACCGCCGACGCGTTCGTCTACATCCGCGTGAAGGACGCCCGGAAGGCGTTCCTCGAAGTCGAGGACTACAAGACGGCCGTGTCGTACCTCTCGCAGACGTCGCTCCGAGCCGTCATCGGCGACATGGAACTCGACGAGACGCTGTCGCGCCGGGACGAGATAAACCGCCGCATCCACCGGGAGTTGAACGACCCGACCGACGAGTGGGGCGTCGAAGTCGAGTCCGTCGAGGTGAGCGAGGTGAAACCGTCGCCGGACGTGCAGAGCGCGATGGAACAACAGACGTCCGCCGAACGCCGTCGCCGCGCGATGATTCTCGAAGCGCAGGGCGAACGACGCTCCGCCGTCGAACGGGCGGAGGGTGAGAAGCAGTCGAACATCATCCGCGCGCAGGGGGAGAAACAGAGTCAGATTCTCGAAGCGCAGGGCGACGCCATCTCGACGGTCCTTCGCGCGAAATCCGCCGAGTCGATGGGCGAACGCGCCATCGTGGACAGAGGGCTGGAGTCCCTGCGCCGCATCGGCGAATCGCCCTCCACGACGTACGTCCTCCCGCAGGAACTCACCAGCCTCCTGGGCCGTTACGGCCGGCAACTCACCGACTCGGACGTGCAGGAGTCGTCGGCGCTGGAGAGTCGCGACTTCGACGCGGAGACGCGCGAACTCATCGGCCTCGACGACATCGAGGAGATACTCGGGGAGGTGCAGGCGTTGACGAACGGCGACACCGGCGAGGCGGAGATTCGCCTCGAAGAGGCCGAGCGGAACTGA
- a CDS encoding DUF7554 family protein: MLPGTRGDVDVEDLLKLILVLVVVWLVLEIVGGVLGILGHLLGPLRPLLGLVVVALIVLWLLDRL; encoded by the coding sequence ATGCTCCCCGGAACGCGCGGCGACGTCGACGTCGAGGACCTCCTGAAGCTGATTCTGGTTCTCGTCGTCGTCTGGCTCGTCCTCGAAATCGTCGGCGGCGTCCTCGGCATCCTCGGACACCTCCTCGGCCCGCTCCGACCGCTCCTCGGCCTCGTCGTCGTCGCCCTCATCGTCCTCTGGTTGCTGGACCGCCTCTGA
- a CDS encoding 2'-5' RNA ligase family protein, with translation MFSLNVPVPGQVERLAADLHPALTAFDSIRERHSLVVKRFDTSLDPDADSLPRLRERLRETLRGVAPFEAHVDGIDYFERPTRGEGPVVYLRVESSGLYDLHGRLCESFGTVPEMEGDDYTPHVTLARGGRIDDAAALADREIDEIRWTVGEVGVWDSRYREDAARIPLR, from the coding sequence GTGTTCAGCCTCAACGTGCCCGTCCCCGGTCAGGTCGAACGCCTCGCGGCGGACCTCCACCCCGCGCTGACCGCGTTCGACAGCATCCGCGAACGCCACTCGCTCGTCGTCAAGCGGTTCGACACGAGCCTCGACCCCGACGCGGACTCGCTCCCCCGTCTCCGCGAACGCCTCCGCGAGACGCTCCGGGGCGTCGCTCCGTTCGAGGCGCACGTCGACGGCATCGACTACTTCGAACGACCCACCCGCGGCGAGGGACCGGTCGTCTACCTCCGCGTCGAGAGTTCGGGGCTGTACGACCTGCACGGGCGACTCTGCGAGTCGTTCGGGACGGTGCCGGAGATGGAGGGCGACGACTACACGCCGCACGTCACCCTCGCTCGCGGCGGCCGCATCGACGACGCCGCGGCACTCGCCGACCGCGAGATAGACGAGATTCGCTGGACCGTCGGCGAGGTGGGCGTCTGGGACTCGCGGTACCGCGAGGACGCCGCGCGCATCCCGCTTCGGTGA
- a CDS encoding cytochrome P450: MSTRPPGPKGVPLFGNSRQYAKDPFTFLTQVSEAYGDVVYFGLGPLDTYMLTNPADIERVLVSDDAKYHKPDFQDDAIGTLLGDGLLLSEGETWRKQRELAQPSFDPRRIDSLGETMTEHATAMVDGWADGEVRDVQLEMARVTVKIIVDAMFGSSLPDERVRTVQENLEPLGKRFEPDPMRFLIPDWAPTRENREYKESISILEGVIDDVVAERRGTEDDPAAAVAGEDGPPMDLLSVLLRAKNRNEQTDQQIRDEMMTMLLAGHDTTALTLTYAFYLLSQHPEAEAAVQAEVDEVCGGETPTVADVRRFDYLERALQEAMRLYPPVYVIFREPQVDVRLGGYRVPAGSAIMLPQWVVHRSPRWYDAPDEFDPDRWLPERRAKRPRFSYFPFGGGPRHCIGKRFSMMEAQLILATVAQEYELDYVRDRPFDLRGSLTMHPEEPMGMRLQRR; encoded by the coding sequence ATGAGTACCCGACCCCCGGGGCCCAAGGGCGTGCCGTTGTTCGGAAACAGCCGACAGTACGCCAAGGACCCCTTCACGTTTCTGACGCAGGTGTCGGAGGCGTACGGCGACGTGGTGTACTTCGGACTCGGTCCGCTGGACACGTACATGCTCACCAACCCCGCCGACATCGAGCGGGTGCTGGTGTCCGACGACGCGAAGTACCACAAGCCGGACTTTCAGGACGACGCCATCGGGACGCTCCTCGGTGACGGACTGCTCCTGAGCGAGGGGGAGACGTGGCGCAAGCAGCGCGAACTGGCCCAACCGTCGTTCGACCCCCGGCGCATCGACTCGCTCGGGGAGACGATGACCGAACACGCGACGGCGATGGTCGACGGCTGGGCGGACGGAGAGGTGCGCGACGTGCAGTTGGAGATGGCCCGCGTCACGGTGAAGATAATCGTGGACGCGATGTTCGGGTCGTCGCTCCCGGACGAACGCGTCCGCACGGTGCAGGAGAACCTCGAACCCCTCGGCAAGCGCTTCGAGCCGGACCCGATGCGGTTTTTGATACCCGACTGGGCGCCGACGCGGGAGAACCGCGAGTACAAGGAGTCCATCTCGATTCTGGAGGGCGTCATCGACGACGTGGTCGCCGAACGCCGCGGCACGGAGGACGACCCCGCGGCGGCGGTGGCGGGCGAGGACGGCCCGCCGATGGACCTCCTGTCGGTCCTCCTGCGCGCGAAGAACCGGAACGAGCAGACCGACCAGCAGATACGCGACGAGATGATGACGATGCTGCTGGCGGGGCACGACACCACCGCGCTGACGCTGACGTACGCGTTCTACCTCCTCTCGCAGCATCCCGAGGCGGAGGCGGCGGTGCAGGCGGAGGTGGACGAGGTGTGTGGCGGCGAGACGCCCACCGTCGCCGACGTGCGGCGGTTCGACTACCTCGAACGCGCGTTGCAGGAGGCGATGCGGCTGTACCCGCCGGTGTACGTCATCTTCCGGGAACCGCAGGTGGACGTGCGCCTCGGCGGCTACCGCGTCCCGGCGGGGTCGGCCATCATGCTCCCGCAGTGGGTGGTCCACCGGTCGCCGCGGTGGTACGACGCGCCCGACGAGTTCGACCCCGACCGCTGGCTCCCCGAACGCCGCGCGAAGCGGCCGCGCTTCTCGTACTTCCCGTTCGGCGGCGGCCCGCGGCACTGCATCGGCAAGCGGTTCTCGATGATGGAGGCGCAACTCATCCTCGCCACCGTCGCGCAGGAGTACGAACTCGACTACGTGCGCGACAGACCGTTCGACCTCCGCGGGTCGCTGACGATGCACCCCGAGGAGCCGATGGGGATGCGACTGCAACGGCGGTAG
- a CDS encoding ATP-dependent DNA helicase, giving the protein MRFFPYDRPYPNQEEAMDGIAEALESERDVLVEGAPGTGKTLSALVPALEYARREDKTVVITTNVHQQMRQFVEDARAITRTEPIRAVVFKGKSSMCHIDVEYQECQTLRDTTRSLVEKEEDVAELSEQADALVDRMRQGEQGAADARTAVTDELDDLEDELEDLREGNVCEHYYNNLTEDTEAFFSWLFDDVRTPEDIYEYADERMLCGYELLKEGMEQVDLVVCNYHHLLDPNIREQFFRWLDRDPEEVITVFDEAHNIESAARDHASRTLTENTLESALSELDDADDSRADAAENVLGAFLDALRETYDDALGFGEREQVGDNWYDLPIANHDRRDDLTLAFLDRYEGRGISTEADLALQLGKRLDDEYEEAYRDGETTTRKECQTLQAAEFVAAWMADGAKLGQHPMCSVRRDGGTEEVYGRAELYTCIPREVTETLFEEVHASILMSATLRPFDVTEDVLGLSDPATMAYELAYPEENRRTLAVQTPALFSSEREEPATQETLTQVLADAARFTPGNALVFFPSYAEAERYHERLQSRMDVTDRLFLDEAGTPTEEIRSKFVASQGAVLLTSLWGTLAEGVSFDGDDARTVVVVGVPYPHLSERMEAIQDAYDRVYSGRREAGWRYAVEIPTIRKTRQALGRVIRSPEDFGVRVLADKRYTRASSQMGKYGVRSTFPSEERAELVDVPTEKLKFAMLNFYNDHDAYDGEPPRP; this is encoded by the coding sequence ATGCGGTTCTTCCCGTACGACCGCCCGTACCCGAACCAGGAGGAGGCGATGGACGGCATCGCCGAGGCCCTCGAATCGGAGCGCGACGTCCTCGTCGAGGGGGCGCCGGGGACGGGCAAGACGCTCTCGGCGCTGGTTCCCGCCCTCGAGTACGCCAGACGGGAGGACAAGACGGTGGTCATCACGACGAACGTCCACCAGCAGATGCGCCAGTTCGTCGAGGACGCGCGCGCCATCACCCGGACGGAGCCGATACGCGCCGTCGTGTTCAAGGGGAAGTCGTCGATGTGTCACATCGACGTTGAGTACCAGGAGTGCCAGACGCTCCGAGACACGACGCGGAGTCTCGTGGAGAAAGAGGAGGACGTGGCGGAACTGTCCGAACAGGCCGACGCCCTCGTGGACCGGATGCGGCAGGGCGAACAGGGCGCGGCGGACGCGCGGACGGCCGTGACGGACGAACTCGACGACCTCGAAGACGAACTCGAGGACCTGCGCGAGGGGAACGTCTGCGAGCACTACTACAACAACCTCACCGAGGACACCGAGGCGTTCTTCTCGTGGCTGTTCGACGACGTGCGGACGCCCGAGGACATCTACGAGTACGCCGACGAGCGGATGCTGTGCGGCTACGAACTGCTGAAGGAGGGGATGGAGCAGGTAGACCTCGTCGTCTGCAACTACCACCACCTGCTCGACCCGAACATCCGCGAGCAGTTCTTCCGGTGGCTGGACCGCGACCCGGAGGAGGTCATCACCGTCTTCGACGAGGCGCACAACATCGAGTCGGCCGCCCGCGACCACGCGAGTCGCACGCTCACGGAGAACACGCTCGAGAGCGCGCTGAGCGAACTCGACGACGCGGACGACTCCCGCGCCGACGCCGCGGAGAACGTCCTCGGGGCGTTCCTCGACGCACTCCGGGAGACGTACGACGACGCCCTCGGCTTCGGCGAACGCGAACAGGTCGGCGACAACTGGTACGACCTGCCCATCGCCAACCACGACAGGCGCGACGACCTGACGCTCGCCTTCCTGGACCGGTACGAGGGCCGCGGAATCAGCACGGAGGCGGACCTCGCCCTCCAGTTGGGTAAGCGCCTCGACGACGAGTACGAGGAGGCGTACAGGGACGGCGAGACGACGACGCGCAAGGAGTGCCAGACGCTGCAGGCCGCCGAGTTCGTCGCCGCGTGGATGGCCGACGGCGCGAAGTTGGGCCAGCACCCGATGTGTTCGGTCCGCCGCGACGGCGGTACCGAGGAGGTGTACGGACGCGCCGAACTCTACACCTGCATCCCGCGGGAGGTGACCGAGACGCTGTTCGAGGAGGTGCACGCGAGCATCCTCATGTCGGCGACGCTCCGGCCGTTCGACGTGACCGAGGACGTGTTGGGCCTGTCGGACCCGGCGACGATGGCGTACGAACTGGCGTACCCCGAGGAGAACCGGCGAACGCTCGCGGTGCAGACGCCCGCGCTGTTCAGTTCCGAGCGCGAGGAACCGGCGACGCAGGAGACGCTGACGCAGGTGTTGGCCGACGCCGCGCGCTTCACGCCCGGGAACGCGCTCGTGTTCTTCCCGTCGTACGCGGAGGCCGAGCGATACCACGAGCGACTGCAGTCGCGGATGGACGTGACGGACCGCCTGTTCCTCGACGAGGCGGGGACGCCGACGGAGGAGATACGGTCGAAGTTCGTCGCGAGTCAGGGAGCGGTGCTGCTCACCTCGCTGTGGGGGACGCTGGCGGAGGGTGTGAGCTTCGACGGCGACGACGCGCGAACCGTCGTCGTCGTCGGCGTGCCCTACCCGCACCTCTCCGAGCGGATGGAGGCGATTCAGGACGCCTACGACCGGGTGTACAGCGGTCGTCGCGAGGCGGGCTGGCGCTACGCCGTCGAGATTCCCACCATCCGCAAGACCAGACAGGCCCTCGGCCGCGTCATCCGGTCGCCGGAGGACTTCGGCGTCCGCGTCCTCGCCGACAAACGTTACACGCGGGCGAGTTCGCAGATGGGCAAGTACGGCGTGCGGTCGACGTTCCCGTCCGAGGAGCGCGCCGAACTCGTCGACGTTCCTACCGAGAAGCTGAAGTTCGCGATGCTGAACTTCTACAACGACCACGACGCCTACGACGGCGAACCGCCGCGGCCCTGA
- a CDS encoding mechanosensitive ion channel family protein: MYASSGLPAAPLQADPIPDSLNELLAQYGGLVGKVVAFVLAFVVVWLVARVVLVPLANRVLRERGYDETVRSLADSVFGALALLLALAVAFTVAGFGSIIAAFATLGGALALALGFAAQDLLANFVAGVFILKDKPFEVGDWIEWNDMSGRVEDIDLRVSRVKTFDNEQITVPNAELANNAVKNPVAYDRLRQKFVFGIGYDDDIDHAKSVIVDEARSNPDIMDDPAPDVRVTELADSYVGLQSRFWISDPSRADFARVRSNFVQAVKERLDAETIDMPYPYRQLTGAVETTATVTESSASPATDD, encoded by the coding sequence ATGTACGCTTCCAGTGGCCTGCCGGCGGCCCCGTTACAGGCGGACCCGATTCCCGACTCGCTGAACGAACTGCTCGCCCAGTACGGCGGGCTCGTCGGGAAGGTAGTCGCGTTCGTCCTCGCGTTCGTGGTCGTCTGGCTCGTCGCTCGGGTCGTCCTCGTGCCGTTGGCCAACCGGGTGCTCAGAGAGCGCGGGTACGACGAGACGGTCCGCAGTCTCGCCGACAGCGTGTTCGGCGCGCTGGCGCTGCTTCTCGCCCTCGCCGTCGCGTTCACCGTCGCCGGGTTCGGCAGCATCATCGCGGCGTTCGCGACGCTCGGCGGCGCGTTGGCGCTGGCACTCGGTTTCGCCGCGCAGGACCTGCTGGCGAACTTCGTCGCCGGCGTGTTCATCCTGAAGGACAAGCCGTTCGAGGTGGGCGACTGGATAGAGTGGAACGACATGTCGGGGCGCGTCGAGGACATCGACCTGCGCGTCTCCCGCGTGAAGACGTTCGACAACGAGCAGATCACGGTGCCGAACGCCGAACTCGCCAACAACGCGGTGAAGAACCCCGTCGCCTACGACCGACTCCGGCAGAAGTTCGTCTTCGGCATCGGCTACGACGACGACATCGACCACGCGAAGTCCGTCATCGTCGACGAGGCGCGCTCGAACCCCGACATCATGGACGACCCGGCGCCGGACGTCCGAGTGACCGAACTCGCCGACTCCTACGTCGGCCTCCAGTCGCGCTTCTGGATCTCGGACCCCTCGCGCGCCGACTTCGCGCGGGTTCGCTCGAACTTCGTGCAGGCGGTCAAAGAGCGTCTCGACGCCGAGACCATCGACATGCCGTACCCGTACCGCCAACTCACCGGCGCCGTCGAGACGACGGCCACGGTGACGGAGTCGTCCGCCTCGCCCGCGACGGACGACTGA
- a CDS encoding histidine kinase encodes MSTKATGSAVEGGEQILDEQPEILTGVESWQAGVGAGLLGAVAFGAVMAIVAPGALTAAIPAMYGLTGGAAGTFVHLAHGAILGVAFAAILRARPDFGSNLTRATIAGAAYGVVLWVVLAAFVMPVWLSAVGFAGAPPLPSFDPISLAGHALYGIVLGAAYPLLRR; translated from the coding sequence ATGTCCACGAAAGCTACCGGCAGTGCGGTCGAAGGCGGCGAACAGATACTCGACGAACAGCCCGAGATACTCACCGGAGTCGAGAGCTGGCAGGCCGGCGTGGGCGCGGGTCTGCTCGGTGCCGTCGCGTTCGGCGCGGTGATGGCCATCGTCGCACCGGGTGCGTTGACGGCCGCCATCCCCGCGATGTACGGCCTCACCGGCGGCGCCGCGGGGACGTTCGTCCACCTCGCCCACGGCGCGATTCTCGGCGTCGCGTTCGCGGCCATCCTCCGCGCGCGCCCCGACTTCGGGTCGAACCTGACTCGCGCGACCATCGCCGGCGCGGCGTACGGCGTCGTGCTCTGGGTCGTCCTCGCGGCGTTCGTGATGCCGGTCTGGCTCTCCGCCGTCGGCTTCGCGGGCGCGCCGCCCCTCCCGTCGTTCGACCCCATCAGCCTGGCCGGCCACGCGCTGTACGGTATCGTCCTCGGCGCGGCGTACCCCCTGCTGCGCCGGTGA
- a CDS encoding histidine kinase, translating into MATETATQTVESTSNGDWQAGVVAGVAAGIAMGALMVMQMRPVLEVAIPSMYFLSGGLAGFTIHVAHGAVLGVVFAAIAATRPDLSTGTSLGLGVAYGVVLWVVLAVLVMPVWLSVVGSPANPPLPNVNVTSLVGHAVYGAVLGAAYPAVRGRL; encoded by the coding sequence ATGGCAACCGAGACAGCCACACAGACGGTCGAATCGACCTCGAACGGCGACTGGCAGGCGGGCGTCGTCGCCGGCGTCGCCGCGGGAATCGCGATGGGGGCCCTGATGGTGATGCAGATGCGGCCCGTCCTCGAAGTGGCGATTCCGTCGATGTACTTCCTCAGCGGCGGCCTCGCCGGCTTCACCATCCACGTCGCACACGGTGCGGTTCTCGGCGTCGTCTTCGCCGCCATCGCAGCGACGCGACCGGACCTCTCGACGGGCACGAGTCTCGGACTCGGCGTCGCCTACGGCGTCGTGCTCTGGGTCGTCCTCGCCGTCCTCGTCATGCCCGTCTGGCTCTCCGTCGTCGGGTCGCCCGCGAACCCGCCGCTGCCGAACGTGAACGTGACGAGCCTCGTCGGCCACGCCGTCTACGGCGCGGTCCTCGGCGCGGCCTACCCCGCGGTTCGGGGCCGACTCTGA
- a CDS encoding DUF7537 family lipoprotein translates to MVPRSFAALAVAAMLLLAGCGALSSSQEAPTEQPPVTESVTESTVTEAASAAPDSAASTAETTASPTETPDPDAAADVEWVEWNASLPAALPPGVNESGVDADTLLAAHGESLADTGFVVTRNTTGQSADAAQSTSGSVHARVTANRSEALLRYVTGGPDRQVYLTDDRLFVRTVRDGETRVRSGERTPNASSVPDDFRFDGDVATFVENAAHEPVGSVVRDGRTLVVLEADAEDARGLFGPEGELDGDVTALRSQVLVAPNGTVVEHRALLTVTEAGGDATTTTYRYAVETGTVTVERPAWATEE, encoded by the coding sequence ATGGTTCCCAGGTCGTTCGCCGCCCTCGCAGTCGCAGCGATGCTCCTGCTCGCCGGCTGTGGCGCGCTCTCGTCGTCGCAGGAGGCGCCCACCGAGCAACCGCCCGTGACCGAATCGGTGACGGAGTCGACGGTGACCGAGGCAGCGTCCGCCGCGCCCGACTCCGCCGCGTCGACGGCCGAGACGACGGCGTCGCCGACGGAGACGCCCGACCCCGACGCGGCCGCCGACGTGGAGTGGGTAGAGTGGAACGCGTCGCTGCCGGCCGCGTTGCCCCCGGGCGTGAACGAGTCGGGCGTCGACGCCGACACGCTCCTCGCCGCCCACGGGGAGTCGCTCGCCGACACCGGGTTCGTCGTGACGCGAAACACCACGGGGCAGTCGGCCGACGCGGCGCAGTCCACGTCCGGGAGCGTCCACGCCCGCGTGACGGCGAATCGCTCGGAGGCGCTCCTCCGGTACGTCACCGGCGGCCCCGACAGACAGGTGTACCTGACCGACGACCGACTGTTCGTCCGGACGGTCCGAGACGGCGAGACGCGGGTTCGCAGCGGTGAACGGACGCCGAACGCCTCGTCGGTCCCGGACGACTTCCGCTTCGACGGCGACGTGGCGACGTTCGTCGAGAACGCCGCGCACGAACCCGTCGGCAGCGTCGTCCGCGACGGGCGGACGCTCGTCGTCCTCGAAGCCGACGCCGAGGACGCGCGCGGCCTGTTCGGCCCCGAGGGCGAACTCGACGGCGACGTGACCGCGCTCCGGTCGCAGGTCCTCGTCGCGCCGAACGGCACCGTCGTCGAACACCGCGCGCTCCTCACCGTGACGGAGGCGGGCGGCGACGCCACCACCACCACCTATCGCTACGCCGTCGAAACCGGGACCGTCACCGTCGAGCGTCCGGCGTGGGCGACCGAGGAGTAG